A stretch of the Aegilops tauschii subsp. strangulata cultivar AL8/78 chromosome 4, Aet v6.0, whole genome shotgun sequence genome encodes the following:
- the LOC109767197 gene encoding uncharacterized protein isoform X1: MSAVAPPPHTPVVAPPLSLMVQPPSMDEDDHHSDDGAPHMVELDGRALAMAAFVCSGVVQPSLANDEVVYLRLDELLARVNRFTMQRLRQEITKNNVCMCANYHG, translated from the exons ATGAGCGctgtcgcgccgccgccgcacaccCCTGTCGTCGCGCCGCCGCTGTCCCTGATGGTG CAGCCACCCTCCATGGACGAGGACGACCACCACAGCGACGACGGCGCCCCTCACATGGTCGAGCTCGACGGAAGAGCGCTCGCCATGGCCGCGTTCGTCTGCTCTGGCGTGGTGCAGCCGAGCTTGGCCAACGACGAGGTCGTGTACCTCCGCCTCGACGAGCTCCTAGCGCGG GTGAACCGGTTTACAATGCAGAGATTGCGACAAGAAATAACGAAGAACAACGTGTGTATGTGTGCCAATTACCATGGATAA
- the LOC109737766 gene encoding acetate--CoA ligase CCL3, with protein sequence MAYITQAKPGAAPPFDRRYRAKSKSHERPTQGRERGGGSRPRRWGEMAAERDVDDLPRNAANYTALTPLWFLERAALAHPARASLVHGALRYTWADTYRRCRRLASALARRSVAHGSTVAVIAPNIPAIYEAHFGVPMAGAVVNCVNIRLNAPTVAFLLEHSSAEVVMVDQEFFSLAEDSLRIIADQKKGSFKKPLVIVIGDHTCDPSALQDALRTGAIEYEKFLETGDPEFAWKPPQDEWKSIALGYTSGTTSSPKGVVLHHRGAYLMSLSGALVWKMNDGAVYLWTLPMFHCNGWCYTWTLAAICGTSICLRQVTAKAIFSAIANQGVTHFCGAPVVLNTLINAPPADTILPLPRVVDVMTAGAAPPPSVLAAMSKLGFHVSHTYGLSETYGPSTVCAWKPEWDILPDDERARLQARQGIRYVGLEGLDVVDPKSMAPVPADGSTLGEIVMRGNAVMKGYLKNPKANAEAFENGWFHSGDLGVRHPDGYIEVKDRAKDIIISGGENISSLEVEKAVYLHPAVLEASVVARADEQWGESPCAFVTLKDGVDGSDEAAMAANVIKFCRERLPGYWVPKSVVFGPLPKTATGKIKKHELRAKAKELGPVRKSRM encoded by the exons ATGGCATATATAACGCAAGCCAAGCCGGGCGCAGCGCCCCCATTTGATCGGCGATACCGTGCCAAGTCAAAGTCACACGAGCGACCCACtcaggggagagagagaggcgggGGCAGCCGGCCGCGGCGTTGGGGAGAAATGGCGGCGGAGAGGGACGTCGACGACCTGCCGCGGAACGCGGCCAACTACACGGCGCTCACGCCGCTCTGGTTCCTCGAGCGCGCCGCGCTGGCGCACCCGGCCCGCGCGTCCCTCGTGCACGGCGCCCTGCGCTACACCTGGGCCGACACCtaccgccgctgccgccgcctcgcctccgccCTCGCCCGCCGCTCCGTCGCCCACGGGAGCACG GTGGCTGTAATAGCTCCAAATATCCCAGCAATTTATGAAGCTCATTTTGGAGTCCCCATGGCTGGAGCAGTGGTCAACTGTGTCAACATTCGATTAAATGCTCCCACTGTTGCATTTCTGTTGGAGCACTCGTCAGCTGAAGTTGTGATGGTTGACCAAGAATTTTTCTCCCTGGCAGAGGATTCTTTGAGGATTATAGCAGATCAAAAGAAAGGTTCTTTCAAAAAGCCACTTGTAATAGTTATTGGTGATCATACCTGTGATCCTTCAGCCCTCCAAGATGCTTTGAGAACAGGGGCAATCGAATATGAGAAGTTCTTGGAAACTGGCGACCCTGAATTTGCATGGAAACCACCGCAGGATGAATGGAAGAGCATTGCCTTAGGTTATACTTCTGGAACGACATCTAGCCCAAAGGGTGTGGTTTTGCATCACAGGGGTGCTTACCTAATGTCACTCAGTGGTGCTCTTGTATGGAAAATGAACGATGGCGCGGTTTACCTGTGGACTTTGCCGATGTTCCACTGCAATGGCTGGTGCTATACATGGACGCTTGCTGCTATCTGTGGAACAAGCATATGTCTTCGTCAG GTCACAGCGAAGGCTATCTTCTCAGCGATAGCCAACCAAGGAGTGACTCACTTCTGTGGGGCGCCAGTTGTGCTCAACACCCTCATCAACGCCCCTCCAGCTGACACCATTCTCCCGCTGCCTCGCGTTGTGGATGTCATGACTGCTGGCGCTGCTCCACCGCCCTCAGTCCTTGCGGCAATGTCGAAGCTCGGCTTCCATGTCTCTCATACGTATGGCCTCTCGGAGACATATGGGCCATCCACGGTGTGTGCATGGAAGCCAGAGTGGGACATCCTGCCAGATGACGAGCGTGCCCGCCTCCAAGCTCGCCAGGGCATTCGCTATGTAGGCCTGGAGGGGCTCGACGTGGTCGACCCCAAGTCCATGGCGCCAGTCCCAGCGGACGGCTCCACCCTCGGAGAGATTGTCATGCGAGGCAACGCCGTCATGAAGGGTTACCTGAAGAACCCCAAGGCCAACGCCGAGGCATTCGAAAATGGGTGGTTCCATTCCGGCGATCTGGGCGTTCGACACCCCGACGGCTACATCGAGGTGAAGGACCGAGCCAAGGACATCATCATTTCCGGCGGGGAGAACATCAGCAGCCTGGAGGTGGAGAAGGCGGTGTACCTGCACCCGGCTGTGCTGGAGGCGTCCGTTGTGGCGCGGGCCGACGAGCAGTGGGGGGAGTCGCCATGCGCCTTTGTCACGCTCAAGGACGGCGTGGACGGCTCCGACGAAGCAGCAATGGCTGCTAACGTGATCAAGTTCTGCCGCGAGCGCCTGCCCGGCTACTGGGTCCCCAAGTCCGTGGTGTTCGGGCCGCTGCCCAAGACGGCGACGGGTAAGATCAAGAAGCATGAGCTGAGAGCTAAGGCCAAGGAGCTGGGCCCGGTCCGGAAGAGCAGGATGTGA
- the LOC109737755 gene encoding acetate--CoA ligase CCL3, translating into MGSEGPGHGFGSGAAERDIDDLPPNDANYTALTPLWFLERAALAQPDRASVVHGPVRYTWAETYRRCRRLASALARRSVGHGSTVAVIAPNVPAVYEAHFGVPMSGAVVNCVNIRLNAETIAFLLDHSVAEVVMVDQEFFTLAEESLKIVSEKKKQNFRPPTLIVIGDPTCEPKSLQYALGQGAIEYEEFLKTGDPEFNWKPPKDEWQSIALGYTSGTTSSPKGVVLHHRGAYLMALSVAMVWGMPEGAVYLWTLPMFHCNGWCYTWALAAFCGTSICLRQVSTKAIYTGIAKQGVTHFCAAPVVMNNLINAPASETFLPLPRVVNVMVAGAAPTPSLLAALSIRGFRVTHTYGLSETYGPSTVCAWKPEWDDLPLEERSRLHCRQGIRYTALEGLDVVDPKTMVPVPADGKSYGEIVMRGNAVMKGYLKNPKANAEAFAHGWYHSGDLGVKHPDGYVEVKDRMKDIIISGGENISTLEVEKVVYMHPAVLEASVVARADERWGESPCAFVTLKEGAGGSDEAALANDIMRFCRERMPAYWVPKSVVFGPLPKTATGKIKKHELRAKAKELGPVKKSRM; encoded by the exons ATGGGGTCGGAGGGGCCGGGGCATGGGTTCGGATCCGGGGCGGCGGAGCGGGACATCGACGATCTCCCGCCGAACGACGCCAACTACACGGCGCTGACGCCGCTCTGGTTCCTGGAGCGGGCCGCCCTGGCCCAGCCGGACAGGGCGTCCGTCGTGCACGGCCCGGTCCGGTACACCTGGGCCGAGACCTACCGCCggtgccgccgcctcgcctctgCGCTGGCGCGCCGATCTGTCGGCCACGGCAGCACT GTTGCTGTGATAGCTCCAAATGTTCCGGCAGTGTATGAAGCCCACTTCGGCGTTCCAATGTCTGGAGCTGTGGTGAACTGCGTAAACATCCGGTTAAATGCTGAGACGATCGCGTTCCTTCTTGACCATTCCGTGGCAGAAGTTGTGATGGTGGACCAAGAATTCTTCACCCTAGCCGAAGAATCTCTGAAGATAGTATCAGAGAAGAAGAAACAGAATTTTCGGCCTCCAACCCTAATTGTCATCGGCGATCCAACCTGTGAACCTAAGTCTCTACAATACGCTCTAGGACAAGGGGCCATCGAGTATGAGGAGTTCCTGAAAACCGGTGACCCAGAATTCAATTGGAAGCCTCCGAAGGATGAATGGCAGAGCATTGCCTTAGGTTACACTTCTGGGACTACTTCAAGCCCAAAAGGTGTCGTGTTGCACCACCGTGGCGCCTACCTCATGGCGCTCAGTGTTGCTATGGTGTGGGGAATGCCTGAAGGGGCTGTTTACCTGTGGACTTTGCCTATGTTCCATTGCAATGGTTGGTGTTACACCTGGGCGCTGGCTGCCTTCTGCGGAACCAGCATATGTCTTCGCCAG GTGAGCACAAAGGCTATATACACTGGTATTGCAAAACAAGGAGTGACACATTTCTGCGCTGCGCCGGTCGTCATGAACAATCTCATAAACGCTCCTGCAAGCGAGACCTTCCTGCCACTCCCCCGTGTGGTCAATGTCATGGTGGCCGGAGCCGCCCCGACACCATCGCTTCTTGCGGCGCTCTCTATCCGCGGTTTCCGTGTCACCCACACTTACGGCCTGTCTGAGACCTATGGCCCGTCGACGGTGTGCGCGTGGAAGCCCGAGTGGGACGACCTGCCGCTGGAGGAGCGCTCCCGTCTGCACTGCCGGCAGGGCATCAGGTACACCGCACTGGAAGGCCTGGACGTGGTTGATCCCAAGACAATGGTCCCCGTCCCGGCCGATGGCAAGTCCTACGGGGAGATCGTGATGAGGGGCAACGCCGTGATGAAGGGCTACCTGAAGAACCCCAAGGCGAACGCCGAGGCGTTCGCGCACGGCTGGTACCACTCCGGCGACCTCGGCGTGAAGCACCCCGACGGTTACGTCGAAGTCAAGGACCGGATGAAGGACATCATCATCTCCGGCGGGGAGAACATCAGCACCCTGGAGGTGGAGAAGGTGGTGTACATGCACCCGGCGGTCCTGGAGGCCTCGGTGGTCGCCAGGGCCGACGAGCGGTGGGGGGAGTCGCCCTGTGCCTTCGTTACCCTCAAGGAAGGGGCCGGTGGCTCCGACGAGGCGGCGCTGGCGAACGACATCATGAGGTTCTGCCGGGAAAGGATGCCGGCCTACTGGGTCCCCAAGTCGGTCGTCTTCGGGCCGTTGCCCAAGACGGCGACGGGGAAGATCAAGAAGCACGAGCTGAGGGCCAAGGCCAAGGAGCTTGGCCCTGTGAAGAAGAGCAGGATGTGA
- the LOC109767197 gene encoding uncharacterized protein isoform X4, giving the protein MDEDDHHSDDGAPHMVELDGRALAMAAFVCSGVVQPSLANDEVVYLRLDELLARVNRFTMQRLRQEITKNNVCMCANYHG; this is encoded by the exons ATGGACGAGGACGACCACCACAGCGACGACGGCGCCCCTCACATGGTCGAGCTCGACGGAAGAGCGCTCGCCATGGCCGCGTTCGTCTGCTCTGGCGTGGTGCAGCCGAGCTTGGCCAACGACGAGGTCGTGTACCTCCGCCTCGACGAGCTCCTAGCGCGG GTGAACCGGTTTACAATGCAGAGATTGCGACAAGAAATAACGAAGAACAACGTGTGTATGTGTGCCAATTACCATGGATAA
- the LOC109767197 gene encoding uncharacterized protein isoform X2 — protein MSAVAPPPHTPVVAPPLSLMQPPSMDEDDHHSDDGAPHMVELDGRALAMAAFVCSGVVQPSLANDEVVYLRLDELLARVNRFTMQRLRQEITKNNVCMCANYHG, from the exons ATGAGCGctgtcgcgccgccgccgcacaccCCTGTCGTCGCGCCGCCGCTGTCCCTGATG CAGCCACCCTCCATGGACGAGGACGACCACCACAGCGACGACGGCGCCCCTCACATGGTCGAGCTCGACGGAAGAGCGCTCGCCATGGCCGCGTTCGTCTGCTCTGGCGTGGTGCAGCCGAGCTTGGCCAACGACGAGGTCGTGTACCTCCGCCTCGACGAGCTCCTAGCGCGG GTGAACCGGTTTACAATGCAGAGATTGCGACAAGAAATAACGAAGAACAACGTGTGTATGTGTGCCAATTACCATGGATAA
- the LOC109767197 gene encoding uncharacterized protein isoform X3, translating to MSAVAPPPHTPVVAPPLSLMVQPPSMDEDDHHSDDGAPHMVELDGRALAMAAFVCSGVVQPSLANDEVVYLRLDELLARGMYF from the exons ATGAGCGctgtcgcgccgccgccgcacaccCCTGTCGTCGCGCCGCCGCTGTCCCTGATGGTG CAGCCACCCTCCATGGACGAGGACGACCACCACAGCGACGACGGCGCCCCTCACATGGTCGAGCTCGACGGAAGAGCGCTCGCCATGGCCGCGTTCGTCTGCTCTGGCGTGGTGCAGCCGAGCTTGGCCAACGACGAGGTCGTGTACCTCCGCCTCGACGAGCTCCTAGCGCGG GGGATGTATTTCTAA